The Novipirellula aureliae DNA window TCGTCTTGCACTTCAAGATTTGTTGGATCGACATTGTCACGGCATGCTGCGGAACTTTGCCGAGTGACGGAAACCAGCCTTCGCCAACTTGTTGTTTGCGAAAGGTCTTGGCGAGCTTAATGCTGATATAGGGGTCGACGATTTGAAAATCGGCAGGCGGTCCGTTCATCGCCAAGTCAGCTGATTCCCCCATCGAGATCAGCGCCAAATCGATCGTGGTGTTTTCTAGTGGTCCAGCCATCTGTTCGATCGATTTTGCCACCGGCTGTTTTCCGTCGATGTAATGGAAATCGGCCAAGGACACTTGGTTTGCAAAACGCTCATGCAAATAGCGGCAAACCGAGCCTGGGTCGTCGCTTTTGATGCCAACATATTCACCGATTTGGAAAGCAACGACCTGCGACCAATCGACTTTTCGTTGTCTTAAGAGAGCTGCAATCACTTCGAATTGGGCAGATCCCGACGACAAGACCATCGACGCTTTGCCATTTTCTTCGATGGCTTGACGAAGCGTTTCAGCGGCGTGCTTGGCAATCCACTTGCCCATCGCTTGCCGGTTGGCTGCTAAAATCGTACGCATGGTCGTTTTCGGGTTTTGGCGAAGAGGTCCGTGATAGCGAGTTTGAATAATTGTATTGTGCCAGACTCCGAGGGAAAGAACGAGGTGGAGTGAATAATTTCTTAACGCGGCTACTCCGCGATGTCGCTCTGCTTTCCGCCCGGAGAGCAGAATGACAATCGAGCAGAATGACAATCGGGGGCGAACACGAATCGAAAAGTTTCGGATCCTTCCTAATAAACCGACGGCTCGTTCGTTGACATCAAGTTCGCCCTGCTAGAATAGGGGCTTCTGTGTTTCAATCTACTTTGGATGTTTTCGTCATGTCGATTCGCAAATGTTGCTTCGCAAGCTTTCTTGTCATCGCGTCGGCTGCTGGAGTGTTGGTTCCGACTTGGATTTTGGGACAAACGACTGGTCAAGGGCAAGGAGAGCGAGAAATGAACGTGTCAAAATCCGGTTGGGAAGGCGTGCAAGAGGCTATCAATAAAGGACTTCCGAAAACGGGCATCGAGAAGCTCGAGCCGATCATTGAGAATGCAAAAAAGAGCAAGGATTATCCCGAAGCGATTAAAGCGATCGCAATGAAAATTGCCCTCGAAGGGAACATTCAAGGCAACCGCCCCGAGGAGAAAATCGTTCGCTTGGAAGAGGAGATTGAAAAGGCACCGGCAGAAATGAAGCCAATGATGCAATCGGTGTTGGCAAATTGGTATTGGCATTTCTTCCAACAAAATCGCTGGCGGTTCATGCAGCGGACGCAAACATCGGAACCAATGAGCGAT harbors:
- a CDS encoding 6-phosphogluconolactonase yields the protein MRTILAANRQAMGKWIAKHAAETLRQAIEENGKASMVLSSGSAQFEVIAALLRQRKVDWSQVVAFQIGEYVGIKSDDPGSVCRYLHERFANQVSLADFHYIDGKQPVAKSIEQMAGPLENTTIDLALISMGESADLAMNGPPADFQIVDPYISIKLAKTFRKQQVGEGWFPSLGKVPQHAVTMSIQQILKCKTIYCAVPDDRNARAVCRAIEGDIDPEVPASILQWHHGTTIVCDRAAASKLKRKSLDQMERVR